caATATGACGACACATTTCCTATGATAAGGATATACATCTCGCACTGCGCAGGCGCTCCACAGACTCCCCACATCCTCTCGGTTACGTGCCGCTCGACATGATACGCCGAGACCCGCCCATCGCCTCCGCTACTGCGCATGTCCGCTTCTTTAAATACAGCCACCGGCGCCGCCACTGCTGAGAGCCGCAACCAGCCGTCCGCTAGCAGTCAGGAGTTCAGAGTCTTCTTCTACATCGCTTCACTATAGCCTCAAGGTAGGACACCTTCTGACGTCATTTTCCTTTTAGCTTGGAGTAGCTCTGGCCAGCGAGTGAATGAGGATATATAACTAATTAAACTGATATAGACCTAATTATATAGTGATATAGAACTAATTCAAGTGCAATAGACCTAATTATAGGGATATAGACCGGATGTATTGATATTTACCTGATTATAGTGATATAGACCCAATGATTGTTATATAGGCTAGAACTAAAGATAGTGATATAGCCCTAATGATGGCGATACAGACATTATGTAGTGTGTGGGATAGAGCCTACTATAGGTGTCTGGGagatgcaggggggggggcggcgtttCTGTCTTATTTTAACTAAcctaatgaataataaataaacacgtTGTTTGTATTAAGACTCAACATGTGTGTCTATTATGAGGTTACATGAACAGACGGGTTGCCTGTGTTCGTGTGCTCGGGTGGTTGGATAAGGCTGTATATAATTCCCTTGAAGCCATATCCTTAAATAATAACTCTGGAGAGGTGGACTGCTTGGGGGGCGGTGCCCACAGCAGGAAACAATGTGCTGGTGTCCGGTTTTACTCCGGAAAAACGCGTCTTGGCACACGGATGACTTGGCACCAAAATTGGTTTTACGCAACGAAAGCGCGTCACCCTCATGAACCAGCCGGTAGGCTCCACTAGGGGTCAGGTTGACTGATGTGCGATGGGCCTACACAGAGGGTACACTTTGTCCCatgaatcatcatcatcatcacacccACTTCGTGCGTCTGTCCAGACCAGGCTAGTCTCTGCCCCACGTGCGTCTGTCCAGACCATGCTAGTCTCTCTCTGCGCTACGTGCGTCTGTCCACGCCACGCTAGTCTCTGCGATACGTGCGTCTGTCCAGACCATGCTAGTCTCTGTGCGGCGCTACGTGCGTCTGTCCACACCAAGCTAGTCTCTTCGCTACGTGCTTCTTTCCAGACCACGCTAGTCTCTGCGCTACGTGCGTCTGAACACACCACCACGCCCCTCATCTGTGCTACGTGCTtctgagtcagagagagagaggcggggggggggggtgatgtaaCCAGTTGCGTCGTCATGTAAGAGTAGTGCCGGGTTGCCTTGCGCTGAGATGGCGATTGGCGAAACTTAATGTATATATTGACTGGATATAGAGACACTAGGATACCAGGGAGAATAGGGAAgtggccaatctgaatgcttAGCATCTTGCTAATGCAATGGGTGCCAATCGTTGTGGTTTGGGGTTTCTATTTAAAAAGAGGAATTGATGTATAAGAATGTGagccaataaacacacacatgcttaataTTTATCTGTACGATCTTGTCTCGACTTCACCTTTGTTgttgtgtctccctctccccccctccctccccctcagatGTCCACCAAGGATAAACTCATCAGTCATGTGATGAAGGAGGAGCCAATTGGCTCCACGAACAAGGTGACAGTGGTGGGGGTCGGCATGGTTGGCATGGCGTCAGCCGTCAGCATCCTGCTCAAGGTAAGACCGAAGCAGACGATCAACGATTCACCCCCGTTATCATAGAGCTATAAACATAGATGCTGCAGTTTGTTTGGATAAGGAACACGCTAAGGTTAACATTTAAATTCGTTTTGTACGGACTGACTGAGTCAGTCAGTCCGCCATTAACCTTCATGGTTGGTTATGTTATCCTCATCGGTTATACATCAAACTGAAGTGTAGTTTGTCCGTTCATGTGGATCCGAGCCAGTACAGTCTCAAGTCCCGGGGGAGAGTGAGGGCGTCTGTCTGGGGCTGTGGGTCGTGTACCCGCGTACAGGCAAGGCAAGATGAGTCCTGCAGAACCGCGGGCAGAACGGGAGGGGTAGCGCCGCATGAATGAAGCACAAAGCCAAACACCATGAATCAGATGAACCCCTGAACCCAAGGAAACACAAGTCCGGTTACTAGGCAACCGAGCCCGCCTGAGAGACCCGCTCTGATTTCTCAAAGTGGAGACCTGTCTGCGGGAAGAATGTTGCTCCGCGGCGATGTAGAGAGAACTATAGCCGTCAGACCGACCAGCAGACGACCCTGAGAGTCGAGACATAAGGACCCTGAGGTCGTTACAACTGCAAACAGCAGCTCCGAGGGGTCCTGTGACTCCGACCAGGGGGTTGATAGGCAGAGCACGTAAAAGGACTACAAAAATCGACGCATAACAGAAGTGAGCTGTTCAATGCTGATCAAtgggaaactgtgtgtgtgtgtgtgtgtgtgtgtgtgtgtgtgtgtgtgtgtgtaggacctgTGTGACGAGCTGGCCCTGGTGGACGTGATGGAGGACAAGCTGAAGGGCGAGGTCATGGACCTGCAGCACGGGTCTCTGTTCCTCAAGACGCACAAGATCGTCGCGGACAAAGGTCAGTCCAGGCCACAaagacgctctctctcccttactgcTCAGGTGCTATGTAAaagggactgcatttataccgcGCTTTTCTTACCAAcagccactcaaagtgcttcacaatattgccaaacattcacccattcatgcaaatAATGCCAAGGCGACAGCctgtcgggagcagttaggatgaggtgtcttgctcagggacacctggaGCAAGGTGTGTGGATgacggctggttgaagcagcctcacctggcccgagtctgATTgactggactctggggctgggtgaggctgcacacctgttgtgcattgagTACTCagccacccccacacacactcagtgagagagctcctgcatggcagcatggaGGCACCAGGCCGTGTATCATTATCAGCAAagcttcaacaccaccaccacgcgtCCTTCCAATAAACGcaacggacagacggacagacagaaagacctCAATGAACATATTTGTAACTGTAACTAGGGCACTTGAGCTGTTGCTGTTGTCCTGCGGTTCGTCCCGCCGTGGCTGACCCGGTGTCTTCCCCCCACAGACTACGCCGTGACGGCCAACTCCAAGATCGTCGTGGTGACGGCGGGGGCCCGCCAGAACGAGGGGGAGAGCCGGCTGAACCTGGTGCAGCGCAACGTCAACATCTTCAAGTTCATCATCCCCAACATCGTCAAGTACAGCCCCAACTGCATCCTGTTGGTGGTCTCCAacccaggtgaggggggggagggagggagggaggggtggtctccaacccaggggaggggggtggagggaggggtggtctCCAacccaggtgaggggggggagagtaggggggggggagggagggaggggtggtctCCAACCCATGTGAGTggggcggagggaggggtggTCTCCAacccaggtgaggggggggggggggggggggggggggggtggtctcagaccaaggtgagggggggggggggagaggaggggtggtcTCCAacccaggtgaggggggggggggagggagggagaggtggtctCCAACCCATGTGAGTggggcggagggaggggtggTCTCCAacccaggtgaggggggggagagtagggggggggggggagggaggggtggtctcagaccaaggtgaggggggggggagaggaggggtggtcTCCAaccaaggtgagggggggggggagggaggggggggtggtctccaaccaaggtgagagggggaggggaagaggaagagaagaaggggggagggaggtggaggatgagacTGCATCCTGCTGGTGGTCTCCAAcccaggtgaggggagggagggggacactGCATCCTGCTGGTGGTCTCCAAcccaggtgaggggggagggactgtattctggtggtggtgagagagcgaggggagggggggagaggatggagggggagagactagTCAGCTGGTGATCTCCAGATATCTTGTTGTACAGCCATGGCTCTAGGCTACACTCCCTGTGGACTGGAAGGGATCTCCATGGTAACCGTGGTTCATGTCCCGACCTCCCAGTGGACATCCTGACCTACGTGGCGTGGAAGCTGAGCGGTTTCCCTCGCAACCGCGTGATTGGCTCCGGCACCAACCTGGACTCCGCCCGCTTCCGCCACCTGATGGGCGAGAGGCTGCACCTGCACCCGTCCAGCTGCCACGGCTGGATCGTGGGGGAGCACGGCGACTCTAGTGGTGGGTGGGCCGCACCCCGTTCTGACTGGAGTcgttccgataccgataccagtatcggaaataCTGCAgatactgcaaaaaaaaaaagcagtatCGGGTATCGGCGAGAACAAAACGATCGCATGACTCATTTACTACACAGGCAGAGAACATCACAAAACACTCCTGTGTTATGTTTGTCTGATTCTGATAATATATTCTGATAATATAGCGCACTATATCGCATTTAAATCTAGATGTCATGTTAAATCAAGCTAGTTTCAATCATTATCACACAATTATTTAGCATTGCCGTCCGGTCGTCTACGTTTCCTACAACTTGTGTGTTTCAAATGTAAAATCTGTTgtattaaaagtgtgtgtgtgtgccccccctcccccacagtgCCCGTGTGGAGTGGTGTGAACGTGGCTGGggtctctctccaggtgctgAACCCCCAGATGGGCACAGAGGCCGACTCTGAGAACTGGAAGAAGGTCCacaaggaggtggtggaggggtgagtTTCTGGCATGGTCCACCGTACCGGTCTGCTATCTCACAGCGGGCACCGTACCGGCCTGCTATCTCACAGCTGGCAGAAACTAAAGTTACAGTCCGATGCATGCATTGACGCGAGGAAACGCGCCACATTGATCTGCGGTACAACGCAAAGCCACAGTGCAGTGTGTCAACATCAGCGATAAGACACAAAAGGGTTCTACACACACCAGGGTCACAAGGGAATGCAGGATGTAAAAGAAACGGAAAGTGAAAATATGTGACTGAGTTCGAGTGAGCTCTGTGGTGAGAATGCTTCCTCTGACTGAGGTCAAGTGAGCTCGGTGCTACGACTGAACTGAAAAACTGTGCAGGAGGAGCACATTTCATGGAGTCTATGTACCGTTTTCTACCAGGGTACGGATGATAGCCCTGTGTATGGCAGGTTGGCTCAACTCGGCCCTACATAGCAGTACGATCATATATTAAACCAAGGCAGGGCAGTTCAACATATCAtcttaaacgtgtgtgtgtgtgtgtgtgtgtgtgtgtgtgtgtgtgtgtgtgtgtgtgtgtgtgtgtgtgtgtgtgtgtgtgtgtgtgtgtgtgtgtgtgtgtgtgtgtgtgtgtgtcctcagtgCCTACGAGGTGATCAAGCTGAAGGGCTACACCTCCTGGGCCATCGGTATGTCCGTTGCTGACCTGGTGGAGAGCATCCAGAAGAACATGCACAAGGTGCACCCGGTGTCCACCCTGGTCCAGGTAACCAGCCCCACTTTACCCAACCACCTGGTAGACCCCTGCTGGGAGGGGAATAAGGTTTTATACTAAAAGGTTAACTAAAAAGTCTTTATTAACCTACATTAGATCTAAGTAAGTATCCAGCTATCTATTGATAGTTTTTtacaaatgaataatataataaaaaagtaaataataaaaagattattTAAATAATCAATACTATTCCAAAGTAACAACAAACGAACAGGGCCTGTTTGTGTGGCGCTGGTCCTttcacattcagggcgtttatcagacgcttttatccaaagcgacttacaataaatccatttgtcagaagaaagggaacgatatatcgctgtcggcacagtaaggatgttcatagaaccaagtgccaagccctaacaatcactaggttaacccctcccccctatacaacaaagacagctaggataagacgctactcTATGTTTAGtactaagtgccaggacgtacaacgtacaataagtgagtACATTAAGTCCCACGCCAACACAACCACTCCAGCCCCCGGACCAGGTGATCCCGGCTGGTGTTCCCATCAAACCTCTGactgtctccttcctccctccccaccgAGCAGGGCATGCACGGGGTGAAGGACGAGGTGTTCCTCAGCGTTCCGTGTGTCCTGGGGAACAGCGGCCTGACAGACGTCATCCACATGACCCTGAAGCCCGACGAGGAGAAGCAGCTGGTGAAGAGCGCCGAGACACTGTGGGAGGTCCAGAAGGAGCTGTCCCTGTGAAGATCCTTGCTCTGAGCCCATACCccacccctacctccccccccttactccatctctcccccacctcctcccccaaaaACCAGTCACACTTTCATCAGTGTAGCATTGTAACAACGTGTTGCAGCGAGTGCTTCAATTGTATTAACGTGATGGCATGGTGTAAACTAaccgtgacccctgaccctatcCCTGACCTTGCAGTGTAGCGTTTACATTGTTACATGGCTGATTACACGTTACTTTCTCGTGTGACCTCCATGTGCTAGTCTTAACCCCGACTGACCCACGTCAGGAAGGCTTTGCACGGGAGTGTGTAGCGCACTGGAAGTAGTTTGGTTTAGATGTCCCCCTTCTATCTATGACTGAAGCCTTTGAGAAGGACCTCATAGCCTCAGCCTTTACCGTGCAGTCGGTGTCACCGGTGGAAACACCTTTGCAAATCAATGCAAATTACACtattgtttgtctgtttgtgtgcttggCTCCTGGTCGTCACTCATCCGTGTCGTCTGTCGATGTACTGCTCAGATAGGTCTGTTTTTGCCAGTCAGGTATTTCCAtccaagttgttgttttggtcTTGACTTCCATTCCTTTCTTGAAACCGAGGACAACGATAACAGCGTGCAGTCCCTGCTGTGATACCAAAACACCTTAAACTTCACACCAGTGCTGAACTCACATCACTCAACCCCAACAGCAACTGAAAAACGTATCACCAACATTTGACTGCAAATGCACTGATAGAGAATTATaagataaatatttattttattttaagagaATTTACTAGAACCAGgaagtttatatatataaaaaaaacataaacacaacagtGGTACTCAAAAGTTTCAGTGAATGAACCCTAGTATAATAGAGTAACTAATGAGTCAAAAAACAACTGTTCTTTTTGAGTGTGCACCTTacaatgtatttatattatttctgaTGTCTTTACACATAAGGTTCAATGCCTGCAGAGGCAGCAGAAGGTTCATGTATTCCTAAAAATTCTAGTCCTCCTGTCCGTCACCACCAGTGGACCGACAGCTGGACTCACATGTTTAGATTTTCCCACCAAATAAATCAAAGAAATCACGTGACGGTCTTTTGTCTTGTTTTCATGCCCATTGTTGAATTAGCTCCATTGTGTACCGACTAGCATTATGGGTAATCTATTTGTGTACAGAGTGTAGCATTATGGGCAATCTATTTGTGTACAGAGTGTAGCATTATGGGTCTGTCGTTTTTCCTGTGTTTTCAATAAAGCCCACTCAGTCAGCTGTTCTGTAAAGCCGGGCCATGGTTTGACCCAACAGGCAGATTAGCCTGGTTTGTTATTCTCGTTcaaagtggtgtgtgtgcttttaaaAATACTTCAAATACTTTGGATTGTTTCagtagaagaaaaacaacaatgaccGACAATGCAGTATTGTCGGACATCCCTTGCAGTTCATGGGTTGTCGTTAAAGGGTGTGCGTTATGAAGTCCATCGTTATCCAGCAGGTCAAATAAAAGGACACATGGAGATCCAGTCAGAATTGTTT
This genomic stretch from Gadus chalcogrammus isolate NIFS_2021 chromosome 9, NIFS_Gcha_1.0, whole genome shotgun sequence harbors:
- the ldha gene encoding L-lactate dehydrogenase A chain; this translates as MSTKDKLISHVMKEEPIGSTNKVTVVGVGMVGMASAVSILLKDLCDELALVDVMEDKLKGEVMDLQHGSLFLKTHKIVADKDYAVTANSKIVVVTAGARQNEGESRLNLVQRNVNIFKFIIPNIVKYSPNCILLVVSNPVDILTYVAWKLSGFPRNRVIGSGTNLDSARFRHLMGERLHLHPSSCHGWIVGEHGDSSVPVWSGVNVAGVSLQVLNPQMGTEADSENWKKVHKEVVEGAYEVIKLKGYTSWAIGMSVADLVESIQKNMHKVHPVSTLVQGMHGVKDEVFLSVPCVLGNSGLTDVIHMTLKPDEEKQLVKSAETLWEVQKELSL